A genomic stretch from Erysipelothrix sp. HDW6C includes:
- a CDS encoding HNH endonuclease: MSKRTKALEITQKTKKIVWERDGECCINCGEPQAMPNSHVIPRSKGGLGIEQNVVTHCASCHRIMDQGVDEERTAMKNHAIEYVKRLYPNWSIELVTYRR, translated from the coding sequence ATGAGCAAGAGAACTAAAGCTTTAGAAATAACACAGAAAACTAAAAAGATTGTATGGGAGCGAGACGGTGAATGCTGCATCAATTGTGGCGAACCTCAAGCGATGCCCAATAGTCATGTTATCCCAAGGTCAAAAGGCGGCTTGGGAATTGAACAGAACGTAGTAACGCACTGTGCATCATGTCACAGAATAATGGATCAGGGAGTAGACGAAGAACGTACAGCGATGAAGAATCACGCAATTGAGTACGTTAAAAGACTATACCCTAATTGGAGCATTGAATTGGTAACTTACAGGAGGTAA
- a CDS encoding RusA family crossover junction endodeoxyribonuclease, with amino-acid sequence MKFTIPGKLDGLNDYTKSNRSNKYAGNKSKKLNELIILQALRKAKLSKVNKYPITLEITWHEPNKRRDVDNITFAVKFIQDAMVSHGIIEGDGQKYINQINHTVLVDKTNPRIEVEVIANEQEN; translated from the coding sequence ATGAAATTCACAATACCAGGAAAACTGGATGGCTTGAACGATTATACGAAGTCAAACCGCTCAAATAAATATGCCGGTAACAAGTCCAAGAAATTAAATGAATTAATCATTTTACAAGCCCTTAGGAAAGCCAAACTATCTAAGGTGAATAAATACCCAATAACCCTTGAAATCACGTGGCATGAGCCTAATAAACGCCGTGACGTTGATAACATAACCTTTGCGGTCAAGTTCATTCAGGACGCAATGGTGTCGCACGGAATAATCGAGGGTGACGGACAGAAATACATTAATCAAATCAATCATACGGTGTTGGTTGATAAGACCAATCCAAGAATAGAAGTTGAGGTAATTGCAAATGAGCAAGAGAACTAA